A window of the Fulvia fulva chromosome 11, complete sequence genome harbors these coding sequences:
- a CDS encoding Actin-related protein 4: protein MASTLPPTQAPANQEYAGDEINALILDPGSYSTRAGFAGEDTPKSVVPSSYAVRDGSKLFGENAIHLYQPGLEIRNPYNSDGIVDDWDTASRLWEYSVTSRLTGSRQTPPSRNGLNNLSEQEKKDAEGDTAMDLDEQAEQLDDQEKVLGEYPLLMSEPAWNPQKAREKTMEIAMEEWGVPAFFLAKNGQLAAYSQGKATALVIDIGHLNTSITALWEGMVLKKGCVHTPLAGNWINEQLRLMFSSMSAPLTPHFMVKTKQPVDAGAPSNATYIQFPKPPTDSFRRLEEERVLTAFKESVVQAWGGPSRLENGPSQGATTNADYVRSLPPKPFEMPDGWNQVFGIERFKVAEGLFDSAAAYTDASHPAPSGEQTIVSAAKNAINACDVDTRPHLMNNIILTGAGSLIAGLPERIQSDLQALFPNPKIRVIANSNSVERKYGGWIGGSVLGSLGTFHQMWISRQEYEEFGAAIIEKRCK from the exons ATGGCGTCCACCCTGCCACCGACTCAAGCTCCAG CGAATCAGGAATACGCTGGTGACGAGATCAATGCGCTCATACTCGACCCCGGCAGCTACTCGACAAGAGCCGGCTTCGCA GGCGAAGACACTCCCAAATCCGTGGTACCCTCCTCATACGCTGTCCGCGATGGGTCGAAACTGTTCGGCGAGAACGCGATCCATCTCTACCAACCTGGATTGGAGATACGGAATCCTTACAACAGCGACGGCATAGTGGACGACTGGGACACGGCATCACGATTATGGGAGTACAGCGTTACATCGAGACTGACGGGATCGCGGCAGACACCACCTTCGCGCAATGGCCTGAACAATCTGTCAGAACAGGAGAAGAAGGACGCAGAAGGAGACACAGCAATGGATTTGGACGAGCAGGCAGAACAATTGGACGACCAAGAGAAAGTGCTTGGCGAGTACCCGCTGTTGATGAGCGAGCCGGCGTGGAATCCTCAAAAGGCGCGAGAAAAGACGATGGAGATTGCCATGGAAGAATGGGGCGTGCCTGCCTTCTTTCTGGCTAAGAACGGACAGCTCGCGGCATACTCACAAGGAAAGGCTACTGCACTTGTCATTGACATCGGGCACTTGAACACATCGATAACGGCGCTGTGGGAAGGAATGGTGCTGAAGAAAGGATGTGTCCACACTCCACTAGCGGGCAACTGGATCAACGAACAATTGCGACTCATGTTTAGCAGCATGAGCGCACCGCTCACACCCCACTTCATGGTGAAGACAAAACAGCCAGTCGATGCCGGTGCACCTTCGAACGCCACATACATCCAGTTCCCGAAACCGCCGACAGACTCGTTCCGAAGACTAGAGGAAGAGAGGGTCTTGACGGCATTCAAGGAGAGCGTGGTGCAAGCCTGGGGAGGACCCAGTCGACTGGAGAACGGCCCAAGTCAAGGTGCGACTACCAACGCTGACTACGTTCGAAGTCTGCCTCCGAAGCCTTTCGAAATGCCTGACGGCTGGAACCAAGTCTTCGGCATCGAGCGCTTCAAGGTCGCAGAAGGCCTCTTCGACAGCGCTGCTGCATACACAGATGCATCACATCCGGCACCATCGGGCGAGCAGACCATTGTATCAGCAGCAAAGAACGCCATCAACGCCTGCGATGTCGATACAAGGCCACATCTGATGAATAACATCATCCTCACTGGAGCCGGATCTCTCATCGCAGGCCTACCCGAGCGGATACAGTCAGATCTGCAGGCTCTCTTCCCCAACCCAAAGATTCGTGTCATTGCCAACTCTAACAGTGTTGAGCGAAAGTATGGTGGATGGATTGGTGGGAGTGTTTTGGGTAGTCTGGGGACGTTCCACCAGATGTGGATCTCGCGGCAGGAGTATGAGGAGTTTGGTGCGGCGATTATCGAGAAGAGGTGCAAGTAG
- a CDS encoding Membrane-bound O-acyltransferase GUP1, with protein MKLRHLYKVETLDTRFASSTGQALPTAQASKWPSPEYYAYYVVFITIVPAMIKAVCDVSVPSHPQYQHYEPLLDDGWIPGRKVDNSDSQYAGFRDNIPYMALLLVLHPLLRRAYEYLTVGKDAASANGTALNGSATSVSKDPTQTADTRLQSRVTFDLAFAMIFLLALHGVSAIKVLIILYLNYQVATTLPRQYVASTTWIFNIAILFANELCHGYKFSDIVAVTLPPTTTAADKANVAPGDNWGAWIDTYGGLLPRWEILFNITVLRLIAFNFDHLWMLDRRASSPIEKKNLDPANLPERERTSTGARPSDFTFRNYLAYVLYSPLYLAGPIVNFNDYIAQCRYPLPSISRDRILPYAIRFILCLLCMEVVQHCLYAVAISKSNPDWNQYTPFQLSMLGYFNLHVIWLKLLLPWRFFRLWSLIDGIDPPENMVRCMSDNYSALAFWRGWHRSFNRFVVRYIYIPLGGSGKSKIHGIANFLAVFTFVALWHDINLKLLMWGWLITLFVLPEILATLAFPAKKWKNRPNQYRVICGIGAVGNILMMMAANLVGFAVGLDGLKGLVEGIVGSWGGRVFLLAAMATLFVGVQVMFEVRESEKRRGVNLKC; from the exons ATGAAGTTACGGCATCTATACAAAGTCGAGACCCTCGACACACGGTTCGCCTCATCCACGGGTCAGGCATTACCCACTGCCCAAGCATCAAAATGGCCGAGTCCAGAGTACTATGCCTATTACGTGGTCTTCATCACCATCGTTCCTGCTATGATCAAGGCAGTCTGTGATGTATCGGTACCCTCACATCCGCAATATCAACACTACGAGCCACTGCTGGACGATGGCTGGATCCCAGGACGAAAGGTCGATAACTCAGATAGTCAATATGCTGGCTTTCGGGACAACATACCTTACATGGCCCTGCTCTTGGTACTGCATCCACTACTTAGACGAGCATATGAGTACTTGACCGTCGGGAAGGATGCCGCCTCTGCCAATGGAACAGCACTGAATGGGTCAGCCACCTCCGTCAGCAAGGACCCAACACAGACTGCAGATACGAGACTTCAATCACGAGTCACCTTCGACCTAGCTTTCGCCATGATCTTCCTTCTTGCACTGCACGGCGTATCTGCAATCAAAGTCCTGATCATTCTGTACCTCAACTATCAAGTCGCTACGACATTGCCCAGGCAGTATGTGGCGAGCACAACCTGGATCTTCAACATTGCAATTCTGTTTGCGAATGAGCTCTGCCATGGCTACAAGTTTTCCGATATAGTAGCCGTCACATTGCCACCAACCACGACTGCCGCCGACAAAGCTAATGTTGCTCCCGGGGATAACTGGGGTGCTTGGATCGACACTTATGGTGGCCTTCTGCCTAGGTGGGAGATCCTGTTCAACATCACTGTTCTGCGCCTGATTGCGTTCAACTTTGATCACTTGTGGATGTTAGACCGCAGAGCGAGCAGTCCCATCGAA AAGAAGAACCTCGATCCCGCCAACTTGCCCGAGCGCGAAAGGACTAGCACTGGCGCGAGACCCTCCGACTTCACCTTCCGCAACTACCTCGCATATGTTCTATACTCGCCACTCTACCTCGCAGGTCCCATCGTCAACTTCAACGACTACATCGCGCAATGCCGCTATCCACTTCCTAGCATATCCCGGGACCGGATCCTTCCATATGCCATCCGCTTCATCTTGTGCTTGCTTTGCATGGAAGTCGTACAGCATTGCCTCTACGCAGTGGCGATTTCGAAATCAAACCCGGACTGGAACCAATACACTCCATTCCAACTCAGCATGCTCGGCTACTTCAACCTCCACGTCATCTGGCTGAAGCTCCTACTACCATGGCGATTCTTCCGACTCTGGAGTCTGATTGATGGCATCGATCCACCCGAGAACATGGTCCGCTGCATGTCAGACAACTACTCGGCACTCGCTTTCTGGCGTGGCTGGCATCGATCGTTCAATCGCTTCGTCGTTCGATACATCTACATCCCACTTGGAGGTTCTGGCAAGTCGAAGATTCACGGCATCGCCAACTTCCTGGCAGTCTTCACTTTCGTGGCTCTATGGCACGATATAAACCTCAAGCTACTCATGTGGGGATGGCTGATCACACTGTTCGTGCTACCCGAGATCCTGGCCACACTAGCATTCCCTGCGAAGAAGTGGAAGAATCGACCGAACCAGTACAGGGTCATCTGTGGCATCGGAGCCGTCGGTAACATTCTCATGATGATGGCAGCCAACTTGGTCGGCTTTGCTGTTGGTCTTGATGGTCTAAAGGGCCTGGTCGAGGGCATTGTTGGAAGCTGGGGCGGAAGAGTCTTCTTGCTTGCGGCCATGGCGACGCTGTTTGTCGGCGTTCAAGTCATGTTCGAGGTCCGGGAGAGTGAGAAGAGACGAGGCGTCAACCTGAAATGTTGA